In Mycobacteriales bacterium, one DNA window encodes the following:
- a CDS encoding DUF3618 domain-containing protein, protein MPRDPQSIQREIEHARDALASTFDQLAERTSPKTLAEKAKVTLIEKAKTPAGMAVIGAAAGLTTFLVVRRIRRH, encoded by the coding sequence GTGCCCCGAGACCCGCAGAGCATCCAGCGTGAGATCGAGCACGCCCGGGACGCCCTCGCCTCGACGTTCGACCAGCTCGCCGAGCGCACGAGCCCGAAGACCCTTGCCGAGAAGGCGAAGGTCACCTTGATCGAGAAGGCGAAGACGCCGGCCGGGATGGCCGTGATCGGCGCGGCCGCGGGGCTGACCACGTTTCTCGTCGTACGCCGGATACGCCGCCACTGA